In Paraburkholderia youngii, the genomic stretch GCGACGAATACAAAAAATTGTCGTCAATCATTGGAATACTGCGCAACACGGCCGGATCGATCGAGCGAATTTTGCCGTCGAGGTCACAGTCATGTGGCATCGCAGGCACAGCGTTTGCTGTAGCTCGCGTCGGCGTTTAACGCACAAACATTGGAATATCGAAAGGACACCACACACATGGTCACGACTCGCCCCTGCACCGCCGCCTGCGTCATCGACGGCCGTCTCGTCACGCTCACTTTCTATCCGGACAACGGCGTATTGCGTATTGCCGATCCGACCGGCGTCTGTCTACGCGAAACGCGCTGGCATGGGTCATGGCGCGCTCTGCTGGAAGTGTTCCGCGGTTACTACGATCCGGCGGAAAACCGCGCCACGGCACCCGGCGTCGACGATATCGTCGCGCGCCTCGGCGAGCGCAGCGCTGATGTTCCGCGGGAATTGGCATTCTCGTGAAATGGCATGCGCTTGCGGTGAAGCGCATGCACTGTGGCGGCGCGCGGCGCCCCACTGCGGGCGCGCTCATCCGGCGCGCCCTGCTGCCGCTCGCGGACCGGTCATTGACCGAAATAGGTTTTGCACTCAGTGCTGAACGAGCAGGACTGGCTGCGCCGGCCACCCGCTTGCGACTCGCCCGCCGCAACACCGCCATACGACGCGTTGCGCACGCCCTGCTCGCGCGGGTCCCAGCTCCGACCGTAGGACATGTCGGTCGTCGCCTGCGCCGATTCGTTCGCATTGAACTGCATCATCGCGCGACCTGACATGCCGGGGTCCGCCTGGCCGCTCAGCTCCTCCGCGGCGGCTTTCCCCGGTACCAGAAACAGGACGGCGGTCGCGGCAATCATCAATATACGTGCTCTCATTTCCGGACTCCTCGATCCGGCGCAGCAGTGTTCGTCCTCCACAAGAATTGATCCGCGAACAGCCAGCCTGCCCAATGGGGCCGAGGAACGGGTCGATGCCAATGCGCTACTGCTGCGACGGGTCACCGAACTAAACAGATGAAGAATTACCGCGCTGGCAACCGATGCTCGACGCTTTCCCGGAGCGTCGGCGGAATCGGTGCGCATAAGGCGGTTGTAAGTCTGCGTTGCGCAGCTTTTCGTCTTTCTTTTATAGGTCGCGCCACCCGGAATTCAATCCAGGAGCTTCCAGCAGAGTGACCGATCGTCCGCACCGTTCGATAAACCGCATTCACTGATAAATTCAACGTGAACTAAGCGTGCTTTGCTCGCGCATTGCGTTATGATGTTGCTACAAAGCACAAAATAGCGAACCCGCACATCGACGAAAGTCCGGTGAAAGACGGACAGCGTGGAGTGACTCCATCCATTCGCAATCATTGCATCGAGACTCAGAGTTTTTCATCGCGAACGTCAGGCTTACCGGCCTCGTTCGCCGCGCTGCGACATGCTGAAATATTTGCTGATCGAGACTCTCAGTTCGAGGGCCGGTTGTTCCAGCGGCCGACTTCGTCCGAAGCCGTACTGCAATTCGGGGAGCAACGTTTTTTAACCCGGCACATGGCATTTCCGTCAATTGACAACCCCACCGCGGGGCGGCCCCATTCAGTCGGGCTCGACGCTTCGCAGCTTTTTCCCCGCAATCTGTCTTCGACAGTACGCTGCACGTTTTAGAAGGACAAATATCCTATGGACGAAAGGAAGCGAGATAGCATGATTGCGTATCTCCGCCATCGCATGGAAGAGTTTGGTATCAGGCCAGAAGACCTCGCCGCGGCGCTGGCAACCGAGTCATTGGCCAAAAAAGCTGAGCGCTATCGCAATGCGACCGGAGACAGCTGGGATGGCAATGGCGAAATGCCGCAATGGTTGAAGCAAGCCATTAGTGCCGGCCAGAGCATTGAGCATTTCGAATTGGCCGCAAAGCCGGCGCCCGCACCCCAACCGAAAACCCAACCGAAAAAACAGGTGGACTGGTCGAATGACCCGTTCGCCGGCACGCGGCTCGCGCGCCCGAATAACCGCTAGGTGCAGGCCGCCGCGCATGAAGGCGCGGACACCATGGCTGCGGATTCGAAACGAACCGCCGTGCCACGCACCGGTTTTGCGCCACCGCCTGGCATATTCACGGTATTCGCGGCATTCACCGTATTCCCCGCATTGATGGCATTCGCCGGATCGGCGATATTCGCGTGATTCGCGTGATTCGACGCAGGCTGCGCATATTGCGGCAGTTCGATAAACGCGCTGACCTGCCGCACGATCTGCCAGAAGGTCTTGTCGAAAAGACGGGCGTGCTCGTCAGCGGACCCGTGGCCGCCCGCAAGCGGATCGGCAATGGTCCAATAGACGAACGCGGGCGTGCCGGGAAATACCGGCGCATGCAGTCCGCCGACGAATTCGTCGAGCGCGATCACGATATCCATGCGCGGCGCCCATTCACCGGTGAATTCCAGCCAGCTTTTGGGGCTCAGCACCGCGCGCCCCGAAATGCCGGGCTGCAATTGCGCGACCGCAAGTGGATGAAGGCGCGCCGCCGGTTCAGGGCCCGCGCTGAACGCCTCGAACCGGTGCCCCGCCAGTTCGCGAAGTAAAGCTTCTGCAATGATGCTGCGGATCGAATTATCGCGGCAGAGAAACAACACCTTATATTTTCTGGACACGCTTACCCCGTACCGATGTTTTTTTATTTAGCCTCTGGGCGGAATTGTGCCGCTCCAGTCTTGCGCCCCCGTGACACTACTGCGTCTTTTTTATTTGCGCCACGGGATTCGCGCCAGCTATCTCGAGTCCGGGGCACAGAGCACAACTTTGCGAACGATGGGCAGTGTACCAGTGTCCTGCCCCCACTTTCAGCACCCTTTTTGAATATTTGCCAGATCAAGCGATGCTGCCGCCGTACCGGCGGTTCGGCGCGCTCGGCTTGTCCGGTCGCGGTCGCCAGCGCGCGGACCTGGGGGTAAGGGTATACGCGGCAGGCGTTGCCTCGAATGAGGTTGCCGCGGGCGACCCGGGTCGTCGCGACACGTCAGAATTTCAGGCTGTTGAGGAACTGGAACCACAGATTGCCGAGCGCGCCGGCCGGATGGATGTCGCTCGCGGTCTCGTCGCGCTTCGCGTGATTCGCGCGTTTGACATGCGGCGTGTCGTGAGAAGCGGTTTCTGAAGCCGTGCCGGTATCGTGCGCGGTTTTCGCCAGTTCGGGCTCGGCCGCCTCAGCTTGCGCCGCTTCCGCGCCCTTCGCCGCCTTCCCTGCGCGTTGGGCATTTTGCGAGGCGTCCGCCTCGTCACGGCGCGCCGCCTGCAACGCCGCGACGCTGTCGGCGATCTGCGCGGCGCGCTGGAGTTCGCATTGCCGTCCGAGCAGCACGCCGAACAGCACGTCGCGATTGTGGCCCTGGTCGGCGAAGCGGATCGCGATCGACACCATCTCCGCATACGCGGCTTCGTCGGCTGCGCGCGCCGCCGCCTCACGCTTCGCCTGCGCGCGTTGCCGACGCGTGTGCTGCGCCTCCCACTCGCGCATCTGCTCAGCGTAGACAGTGTCGTAGACCTT encodes the following:
- a CDS encoding H-NS histone family protein — its product is MDERKRDSMIAYLRHRMEEFGIRPEDLAAALATESLAKKAERYRNATGDSWDGNGEMPQWLKQAISAGQSIEHFELAAKPAPAPQPKTQPKKQVDWSNDPFAGTRLARPNNR
- a CDS encoding arsenate reductase/protein-tyrosine-phosphatase family protein produces the protein MSRKYKVLFLCRDNSIRSIIAEALLRELAGHRFEAFSAGPEPAARLHPLAVAQLQPGISGRAVLSPKSWLEFTGEWAPRMDIVIALDEFVGGLHAPVFPGTPAFVYWTIADPLAGGHGSADEHARLFDKTFWQIVRQVSAFIELPQYAQPASNHANHANIADPANAINAGNTVNAANTVNMPGGGAKPVRGTAVRFESAAMVSAPSCAAACT
- a CDS encoding J domain-containing protein, which produces MATLYDTLGVPAHATDDEIKRAYRKAAMKWHPDRNHGAEDVARAAFQEIKDAYAILSDAEQRKVYDTVYAEQMREWEAQHTRRQRAQAKREAAARAADEAAYAEMVSIAIRFADQGHNRDVLFGVLLGRQCELQRAAQIADSVAALQAARRDEADASQNAQRAGKAAKGAEAAQAEAAEPELAKTAHDTGTASETASHDTPHVKRANHAKRDETASDIHPAGALGNLWFQFLNSLKF